A single region of the Rhodoligotrophos defluvii genome encodes:
- a CDS encoding autotransporter-associated beta strand repeat-containing protein has translation MPRVCPPVIQLLIVLTRHAAALPPRGDPMPMRFRRLAILSSSSAVALAIMAGPAVCATYTVTSASGDPTVENSLGWAIAQANANAGADEIVFDASLAGQTITLTGTLPIISDSVTIDGGTTGVKIDGANTYNIFFARADGSSSPDTIDVSIANLTLQNAHAQGGDSGLSTSGGGGMGAGGAIFVGKRANVVVANTTFDGAKATGGSTPSPVGSFGEGGGGGGLNGGNGSNGSGGPNNIGGGGGGGGGYGIGSNGTPSTSTDGGNGGGPNPGLGGGIGVAGTTGGDFSGGGGGGRNAGGGNGGFGGGGGGTGFSTDGPAGDGGFGGGGGGGYGAGNDAGHGGFGAGGGGKQGNGSVGRGGFGGADGTDSGGAGAGFGGAVFVEDGGSISFSGNISVENGSATAGGAGALGLGSGFYLHGTTGISFAPGAGETVTIGDDIASDAYAPGYEDADDPADPAGDGKDTGVTKTGAGTLVLSGNNAYIGGTKVEGGTVSISNDNNLGHSTGTVSLSNGGELLATADMTTARAITLGTGGGTLSADASHTLTVDSVISGSGGLTKGGAGTVVLMAENTYTGGTDIAEGTLRLGAADVLGSGPTHIGEDGRLDLNGFNASLSNVTAESGGEIALSGATLTADQASDGTXKGAGNAGLDVHAESIASAEAVVGISLQGHIASLVPADTGALFADLALRPELMLSYGRGFGDIDDTVASAFLGAKGLPFQTEGAKLGRDRFRANLALAAEAPQAPVTFAIGYGFEYASRQTNHYLSLSGQIQW, from the coding sequence ATGCCGCGCGTTTGCCCTCCGGTAATACAACTTTTAATTGTGTTAACGAGACATGCAGCAGCTCTACCGCCGCGAGGGGACCCCATGCCTATGCGTTTCCGTCGCCTGGCCATTCTGTCCAGCAGTTCAGCGGTCGCACTCGCCATCATGGCGGGACCGGCCGTGTGCGCCACCTACACCGTCACCAGCGCCTCGGGCGATCCAACCGTCGAGAACTCCCTGGGCTGGGCCATTGCCCAGGCAAATGCCAATGCCGGCGCCGACGAGATCGTGTTCGATGCGAGCCTGGCCGGGCAGACGATCACGCTGACGGGTACTCTGCCGATCATCTCGGATTCGGTGACGATCGACGGTGGCACGACCGGCGTGAAGATCGATGGCGCGAACACCTACAACATCTTCTTCGCTCGGGCAGATGGGTCCAGCAGTCCCGATACCATTGATGTCTCGATTGCAAACCTGACGCTGCAGAACGCTCATGCCCAGGGAGGCGACAGCGGCTTGTCAACCAGTGGTGGGGGAGGCATGGGTGCCGGCGGAGCAATATTTGTTGGAAAGCGCGCAAATGTCGTGGTTGCAAATACAACATTCGACGGAGCCAAGGCGACCGGGGGAAGCACGCCCTCGCCTGTAGGTAGCTTCGGCGAAGGTGGCGGCGGTGGTGGGCTGAACGGGGGGAACGGCAGTAATGGATCGGGGGGACCGAACAATATCGGTGGCGGTGGTGGCGGAGGTGGCGGTTACGGAATTGGGAGTAACGGCACGCCTTCGACATCAACCGATGGAGGCAATGGAGGAGGCCCTAATCCCGGACTGGGCGGTGGAATCGGCGTTGCAGGGACGACTGGAGGTGATTTTTCTGGTGGCGGTGGTGGTGGTCGTAATGCAGGGGGAGGTAATGGTGGTTTCGGGGGAGGCGGTGGCGGTACCGGCTTTAGTACGGACGGTCCGGCAGGAGATGGTGGTTTCGGCGGTGGCGGGGGTGGCGGCTATGGGGCCGGTAATGATGCTGGTCACGGCGGCTTCGGTGCTGGTGGAGGCGGAAAACAGGGCAATGGGAGTGTAGGTCGAGGGGGCTTTGGCGGGGCGGATGGCACGGACAGCGGCGGCGCGGGCGCGGGGTTTGGCGGTGCTGTGTTCGTCGAGGATGGTGGGTCGATCAGCTTTTCCGGCAATATCAGCGTGGAGAATGGCAGTGCGACAGCAGGGGGTGCTGGCGCGCTAGGGCTGGGCAGTGGCTTCTACCTGCATGGCACGACTGGAATAAGCTTCGCCCCCGGCGCCGGCGAGACGGTCACTATTGGCGATGATATTGCCAGCGATGCCTATGCGCCGGGTTATGAGGATGCGGACGACCCCGCCGATCCCGCCGGGGATGGCAAGGACACCGGCGTCACCAAGACCGGCGCGGGCACGCTCGTGCTTTCCGGCAACAATGCCTATATCGGCGGCACCAAGGTCGAGGGCGGCACCGTCTCCATCTCCAATGACAACAATCTCGGCCATTCCACCGGGACAGTCTCGCTGAGCAATGGCGGCGAGCTGCTGGCCACGGCGGACATGACCACCGCCCGCGCCATCACGCTTGGCACCGGCGGCGGCACCCTCTCTGCCGATGCCAGCCACACCCTCACCGTGGATAGCGTTATTTCCGGCAGCGGCGGCCTTACCAAGGGCGGGGCGGGCACGGTCGTGCTGATGGCTGAGAACACCTATACCGGGGGCACCGATATCGCCGAAGGCACTCTCCGGCTCGGCGCGGCGGATGTGCTGGGCTCGGGCCCCACCCATATCGGCGAGGACGGCCGGCTCGACCTCAACGGCTTTAATGCTAGCTTGAGCAATGTCACCGCCGAGTCCGGCGGCGAGATCGCCCTGAGCGGGGCGACGCTCACCGCCGACCAGGCAAGCGATGGCACCTTNAAGGGCGCCGGCAATGCCGGCCTCGACGTCCATGCCGAGAGCATCGCCTCCGCCGAGGCGGTCGTCGGCATCAGCCTGCAGGGCCATATCGCCAGCCTTGTCCCCGCCGACACCGGCGCCCTCTTCGCCGATCTCGCCCTGCGGCCCGAACTCATGCTCTCCTATGGCCGCGGCTTCGGCGATATCGACGACACCGTCGCCTCCGCCTTCCTCGGCGCCAAGGGCCTGCCCTTCCAAACCGAGGGCGCCAAGCTGGGCAGGGACCGCTTCCGCGCCAACCTGGCCCTCGCCGCCGAGGCCCCCCAAGCCCCCGTCACCTTCGCCATCGGCTACGGCTTCGAATACGCCTCGAGGCAGACAAACCACTATCTCTCCCTCTCGGGACAAATCCAATGGTGA